One genomic segment of Dehalococcoidia bacterium includes these proteins:
- the hisB gene encoding imidazoleglycerol-phosphate dehydratase HisB, producing the protein MSNRSATIKRETKETSVNLKLNLDGTGRYETVTGIRMFDHLLSQLARHGAFDISVSATGDDAHHLVEDVAICLGQAFLEALGERRGIVRMADSTVPMDDALSMVAVDISGRGYAVLDMSFAENDMMGFPSDLIRHFLETLASEARMNLHARTLYGTNDHHKAEALFKALGKALDKATRIDERKAGELPSTKEWMEK; encoded by the coding sequence ATGTCGAATCGCTCAGCCACTATCAAGCGCGAAACCAAAGAGACCAGCGTTAATCTCAAACTCAACTTGGACGGTACTGGCCGTTATGAAACCGTGACTGGCATACGCATGTTCGATCATCTGCTGTCGCAACTCGCCAGACACGGGGCTTTCGATATCAGCGTTTCGGCCACCGGGGATGACGCGCACCATCTAGTTGAAGATGTGGCTATCTGCCTGGGTCAGGCCTTCTTAGAGGCGCTAGGCGAGCGACGCGGTATCGTGCGCATGGCGGATTCAACTGTGCCTATGGACGATGCCCTATCGATGGTTGCGGTGGACATAAGCGGGAGGGGCTATGCCGTGCTGGACATGTCTTTCGCCGAAAACGACATGATGGGGTTCCCCAGCGACCTGATACGTCATTTTCTGGAAACGTTGGCCAGCGAAGCGCGCATGAACCTGCACGCGCGCACGCTTTACGGCACTAACGACCATCACAAGGCCGAGGCCCTCTTCAAGGCGCTGGGCAAGGCGCTGGATAAGGCTACCCGCATAGACGAGCGCAAGGCGGGAGAGTTGCCGTCAACCAAGGAGTGGATGGAGAAATAG